CTGCAGATAGTAATCGATTTTTAATTGATGAAAATATCTTTGCAGTATACTCTAAAGTAAATGCTTCTTTTGGAGACTGGTCTCTTTCTGGAGGATTACGATATGAAAATAGTGATACTAAAGGAACTTCTACTAATACAAATACTACAAGAACAAGAATAATTTCTGAGTTGTTCCCAAGTGCATCTGTAAGTAGAAAATTAACAGAACAATTAGGTGTTAATGTAGCTTACAGTTATAGAATTAGAAGACCAAATTATAATAGCTTAAATTCATTTGTAACTGTTTATGATCCGTTAACTTCAGAAGTTGGAAACCCAAATTTAAAACCTGCTTTCACAAATAATTATCAATTCAATTTAACTTTTGATAATCAACCTTTCTTTACAGTGGCGTATAGTGAAACTAGAGATAATTTATTTCTATTCATTGCACAGGATGATGCAACCGCACAAATCTCTAGAACAACTATTAACCTAGAAGATCGTAAAAACTGGAACTTTAGATTATTCGGACCATTAGATTTTATTCCAGGTGTAGAAGGTTTCACAGGTTTTATTGTTGATTACAACAAATTTGCTTCAACAGAATTGGTTCCTAACTTATTATTAGAAAAATGGAATTACGGTTGGTACACACAAGCGAGTTACAAATTACCTTGGGATGTAAATGCAGAAATGTCGAGCTACTTTGGTTCGGGTGCCTTAGAAGGTCAAATTAATGTAGGATGGATTGGAAACTTAAGTTTTTCTTTCGGAAAGAAATTTATGGACGACCGATTAAAAGTGAATCTTGGAATAAACAAAGTATTAGACAGAGGATTTGTAGGACGTGTAAACTATGATAATATTAATGCTAATATTGAAAGTAACGGATCTAGACAAAATGTTCAATTAAGATTCACCTATAGTTTTGGTTCTAAATTCGGTAAGAAAAAGAATAAGAGAAACGCTTCTAATGACGAACAAAACAGAATCGATGACAATGACTAAATCTGTATCTCAAATAAACTATAAACCTTTATTTGTAATTGGGCTTCTTTTTGAAGCCCTTGGTCAAATTTTACTAGCTCAAGGAATTGAATTTGTATATGCATTACGACCTATAGACTTTGCACATTGGAGTTTATTAATTGGAGTGGCTTTATTAATTCCACAGTTAGGTCAATTTCCTAAGAGTATTTTTTCCTTTATTGGAGTTCCAATTCTAATGATTGGTATTGTATGTATTATAGGAATGTGTGTTTTAGATTTCATTTGGTGGAGTCAATCTACTCAAGAAATTCGAAACGAATTTGCCGGCCATTTATCACAATTTCCAGTCATATGGAAACCATTTATTAAAATTGGACCTAATTTTCTGAATATAGGTTTGCTATTGTTAGCCCTTAACTATCTCAAAGAACACAAAATTGGGGTTTATTTAATTATACTTGCTACATTACTTGTATATTTTGGAAATTTTATTCCTTCTAAACTCATTTACGTTTATCTATTAACAGCATTAGGTTATGCTCTAATTTTTATTAAAAACCCAACAAAAACGACATCTTAATACTTTAAAAATTACTATGAAAAAAGATAATATTCCATTAAAAATCGCATTATTCTTTCTATTCTTTTTGGTCTTACTAATTGCCAATCAAATTGTAAAGAACATTCTAATAGATGAAGAAATTACCAACTATAATATTCACTTATTAATTGGAATAGGAAGTAATATCATATTGTCTTTAGTTTCTTTATACTTTATTAAAAAGAATGAATTATTACAATTGAGTGGACTACATACGTTCAAAGCTGAAAAAGTACATCTACTACTTTTCCCTTTAGTATTTCTTGTAGGGATCAATTTAGTATTCGGTGGAGATATTCCAGAATTTACGCCGTTACAATTAATTGTACTGGCCACATATTGTTTGAGCATTGGATTTTCGGAAGAATTCAGCATTAGAGGAGTATTATTACCATTATTAATTAAACATGGTGGTGGAACTAAAAAATCAATCACACGAGCAATTTTTATATCATCATTAATTTTCGGTTTGCTTCATCTTATTAAGTTTGACAAAGGTCTTTATGGAGAAATCTCTCAAGTATTCTTTGCCACGTTCATAGGTGTATTATTTGGAGCGCTTTTAATTGCGACAAAAAGTATTTATCCCTTAATTATAATTCATGCTTTAATTGATTTTGCTGCAAAAATAGATAGTATTGGTGTTCCTTTTGAGAAAACGATTGCAAGTGAAACTGATATTACTGGTGCTATTTTTCTAATTATCCTTACATTACCTTGTTTATTATTTGGAATGTATATCATTAGGAAACATATTCCAGAAAAAATTCAACTGAATGAATACCAAGCTTAACAAATCTGATTGGATAATTTTATCAATCATATTCGGTGTAACTGTTCTCCTAAAT
This genomic window from Tenacibaculum sp. 190524A05c contains:
- a CDS encoding CPBP family intramembrane glutamic endopeptidase gives rise to the protein MKKDNIPLKIALFFLFFLVLLIANQIVKNILIDEEITNYNIHLLIGIGSNIILSLVSLYFIKKNELLQLSGLHTFKAEKVHLLLFPLVFLVGINLVFGGDIPEFTPLQLIVLATYCLSIGFSEEFSIRGVLLPLLIKHGGGTKKSITRAIFISSLIFGLLHLIKFDKGLYGEISQVFFATFIGVLFGALLIATKSIYPLIIIHALIDFAAKIDSIGVPFEKTIASETDITGAIFLIILTLPCLLFGMYIIRKHIPEKIQLNEYQA